Proteins encoded together in one Cataglyphis hispanica isolate Lineage 1 chromosome 17, ULB_Chis1_1.0, whole genome shotgun sequence window:
- the LOC126855948 gene encoding E3 ubiquitin-protein ligase HECTD1 isoform X4: MADVDPETLLEWLSMGQGDERDMQLIALEQLCMLLLMSDNVDRCFECCPPRTFLPALCRIFLDELVPDSVLEVTARAITYYLDVSAECTRRVVAMEGAVKAICSRLSGAGLGSRASRDLAEQCIKVLELVCAREAGAVFEAGGLPCALCFIREHGARVHRDTLHSAMAVVTRLCGKVEPQDKALPDCVEALSVLLRHEDAHVADGALRCFASLADRFSRRGIDPAPLASNGLVSELLYRLSNAAGPGTSTTATCSNPKTPPPSSTITTVPAPEPKSCASVSTIISLLSTLCRGSPSITHDLLRSELPDAIEKALKGDERCALDSMRLIDLLLVLLFEGRLALGRSTTGGPSGPLLPRLRRLDSAGEKSHRQLIDCIRSKDTDALIEAIDTGGIEVNFMDDVGQTLLNWASAFGTQEMVEFLCDRGADVNKGQRSSSLHYAACFGRPAIAKVLLRHGANPDLRDEDGKTPLDKARERVDEGHREVAAILQSPGEWMLPPSQEHRKLETEIEEFTEPKGDPEMAPVYLKRLLPVFCATFQSTMLPSVRKASLSLIRKMVHYIQPELLIETCRSDKTGGCGAMLVEVIANVLDNEEDEDGHLVVLQMIQDLMIKGKDEFLEHFARLGVFSKVAALAGPQEITPEPETESNQSGDDQRMEDAKELLIGRAYHWRDWCICRGRDCLYIWSDAAALELSNGSNGWFRFILDGKLATMYSSGSPEGGTDTSENRGEFLEKLQRARSQLKVNFVSQPVLSRPGTTRLVVGNWALSSRKESELCIHNSDGQQQATILREDLPGFIFESNRGTKHSFTAETSLGPEFAAGWTGKRGKRLRSKIEAIKQKVKVQAQEIYERYFKVAQAQPRGVVAKLGTIVSQIEKASQKQQSGNREWRNVLQSALEQLKVLLNEEGRVSAYELHSSGLVQALLALLAAPSGPSPPTLRATKLRMQRITVFNSCFQTKDTNKEHNSAKILVHKLVSVLESIEKLPVYLYDTPGSGYGLQILTRRLRFRLEKASGESALIDRSGRSLKMEPLSTIQQLENHLLKMVAKQWHDHDRSTFTFVKKLKEENRIIFKYQHDFDENGLLYWIGTNAKTCPEWVNPAQYGLVVITSSDGRNLPYGHLEDILSRDPSALNCHTNDDKRAWFSIDLGVWIIPNAYTLRHARGYGRSALRNWMFQASKDGVTWITLYAHVDDCSLNEPGSTATWTLEPPSEETQGWRHLRLQQIGKNASGQTHYLSVSGFEVYGEVTGVCEDLGRAAKEAEAGVRKQRRFIKTQVLKHLVAGVRVARGLDWKWRDQDGVPPGEGTVTGELHNGWIDVTWDHGGSNSYRMGAEGKYDLRLVGTSLETDSTIKCKSGVLTGRKSNSTPSLPDCTDTAMRSSVASTDQAASADNLAAKQAAESIAESVLSVARAEAVVAVTGESGANSTGELSVVLHPRPDTAVTSDLATIVESLTLNTDCPVNSTSNRASSSKPLFATIRGNKASGGLLSLETAEVLDRMREGADRLRNNTNSFLSGELLGLVPVRISVSGESDENSLRIKSVPRHHPTGITDVAKDCITREKEASSSTQNTTGNCPVVVTNPMSVSVPNLACSDANNTLESTAATGLLETFAAMARRRTLGPTGGQHLASNSSTSSNPRGPNSVSSLVRLALSPNFPGGLLSTAQSYPSLTSSGQVAGSGVTTTTGPGLGQALTMSLTSTSSDSEQVSLEDFLESCGGVATSSAGGGRTTGGPTLLTELEDDEDGVLEEEEDNEENDQEEEDEENEEEGDGCEGEYEEVMVSRNLLAAFMEEEAPQSSKRRAWDDEFVLKRQFSALIPAFDPRPGRTNINQTTDLEVPPPGSEAQVNSRIGTLPMPRLSLSLKGPGFPGIPDIEIPLLDPHASIFQAVQELMQLTELGSRQEKLKRIWEPTYTIIYKEARDEESSGRATPIVTLYSRNLTQNANACTMEDVLQLLRHVFVLSTSRDDGISLEQEESNDTTYWLHPDDFTSKKITNKIVQQIQDPLALAAGALPNWCEELARSCPFLLPFETRRLYFSCTAFGASRSIVWLQTQRDAILERQRAPGLSPRRDDSHEFRVGRLKHERVSVPRGEKLLDWAEQVLKVHASRKSILEVAFVGEEGTGLGPTLEFFALVAAELQRKDLGLWLCDDAADDNGIQILSEEQMCVSEEKIRPVGYYVTRTSGLFPAPLPQDSAACDRAVRYFWFLGVFLAKVLQDNRLVDLPLSRPFLKLMCRGDISNNVNEKIGLTGITQDSMSSSMSSSFISEEGETDAAYSSLEPCPWYAGLLDIEDLAEVDPVRGEFLKEIQNAISKRDRTFSDGINSTDEELSLYITHSSGTSVAIEDLTLTMTYSPSSKVFQHDHVELVKGGSDIAVTIENAKEYTNLTINYCLNQGIYRQLEAFKSGFSKVFPMEKLHVFSPEEMRAMLCGEQNPQWTREDLLNYTEPKLGYTKESPGFQRFVNVLLSLTGSERKAFLQFATGCSALPPGGLCNLHPRLTVVRKVDAGSGGYPSVNTCVHYLKLPEYPTEDILKERLLAATRERGFHLN, translated from the exons atggCAGATGTCGATCCTGAAACTTTGTTGGAATGGCTCAGTATGGGCCAAGGAGACGAAAGGGACATGCAGTTAATTGCATTAGAACAATTATGCATGCTGTTACTCATGTCCGATAATGTTGATCGTTGCTTTGAatg ttGTCCTCCGCGCACATTCCTCCCAGCACTTTGCAGAATTTTTCTCGATGAATTAGTGCCAGACAGCGTGTTGGAAGTGACTGCTCGAGCTATTACATATTACTTGGATGTTTCCGCGGAATGTACGCGCAGAGTGGTTGCTATGGAAGGCGCAGTGAAGGCTATTTGCAGTCGACTTTCTGGTGCTGGACTTGGCTCCAGAGCCAGTCGGGATTTAGCAGAACAATGTATAaag gTATTAGAACTTGTATGTGCGAGAGAAGCAGGCGCTGTATTTGAGGCTGGTGGACTACCTTGTGCGTTGTGCTTTATCCGAGAACATGGAGCGCGCGTACATCGGGATACTTTGCATTCAGCAATGGCAGTCGTTACCCGTCTATGCGGCAAAGTTGAACCTCAGGATAAGGCTTTACCCGATTGCGTCGAGGCTCTATCGGTGTTACTCAGACACGAGGATGCTCACGTTGCAGATGGAGCACTTCGTTGCTTTGCATCACTGGCGGATAGGTTCTCCAGAAGGGGAATCGATCCTGCTCCATTAGCATCAAATGGATTAGTTTCTGAACTTTTATATCG GTTGTCAAATGCAGCAGGACCTGGCACATCCACTACAGCGACTTGCAGCAATCCAAAAACGCCGCCACCATCTAGTACCATAACCACAGTTCCAGCTCCAGAACCAAAATCCTGTGCTTCTGTTTCGACCATAATTAGTCTCTTGTCAACACTTTGTAGAGGATCACCGTCAATTACGCACGATCTTTTACGTTCGGAATTACCAGATGCAATAGAAAAGGCACTAAAAGGAGACGAACGATGCGCTCTCGACTCTATGAGGTTGATAGATCTTCTATTAGTTTTACTGTTTGAAGGTAGATTAGCATTGGGTCGCAGCACTACCGGTGGTCCATCTGGTCCTTTGTTACCAAGATTGAGACGTTTAGATAGCGCTGGAGAGAAATCACATAGACAATTAATTGATTGCATACGCTCGAAAGATACGGATGCTTTGATAGAAGCAATCGATACAGGTGGGATTGAAGTTAATTTTATGGACGATGTTGGGCAAACTTTGCTCAATTGGGCTTCAGCATTTGGTACTCAAGAGATGGTCGAATTCTTGTGCGATAGAGGAGCAGATGTTAATAAAGGTCAGCGATCGTCCAGTCTACATTATGCAGCTTGTTTTGGAAGACCAGCTATTGCCAAAGTTTTACTTAGACACGGTGCTAATCCTGATTTGCGAGACGAAGATGGTAAAACACCTTTGGATAAAGCCAGAGAACGTGTTGATGAAGGACACAGAGAAGTTGCAGCCATTTTACAATCACCTGGAGAATGGATGTTACCACCAAGTCAAGAACATAGAAAACTTGAGACAGAAATAGAAGAATTTACAGAACCTAAAGGAGATCCTGAAATGGCGCCTGtttatttaaagagattatTGCCAGTGTTTTGTGCAACCTTTCAGTCAACTATGTTACCGAGTGTTAGAAAAGCGAGTTTAAGTTTGATCAGAAAAATGGTGCATTACATCCAACCAGAATTGCTTATAGAAACATGTAGATCTGACAAAACCGGGGGATGTGGAGCCATGCTTGTCGAAGTAATAGCCAATGTTTTAGATAATGAG GAAGATGAAGACGGTCATTTAGTTGTCCTGCAAATGATACAAGATTTGATGATTAAAGGCAAAGATGAATTCTTAGAACATTTCGCACGTTTAGGAGTATTTTCAAAAGTTGCCGCTTTAGCCGGACCACAAGAAATTACACCTGAACCAGAAACAGAATCAAATCAATCAGGAGATGATCAAAGAATGGAAGatgcaaaagaattattaataggtAGAGCGTATCATTGGAGAGACTGGTGTATATGTAGAGGACGTGATTGCTTATACATTTGGTCCGATGCAGCGGCTTTAGAACTATCGAATGGCAGCAACGGATGGTTTAGATTTATTCTTGATGGCAAACTGGCAACTATGTATTCCAGCGGAAGTCCGGAAGGTGGGACGGATACATCAG aaaatcgTGGTGAATTTCTGGAGAAACTGCAAAGGGCGCGTAGTCAATTAAAAGTAAACTTTGTAAGTCAGCCTGTGCTTTCTCGACCTGGCACTACACGGCTGGTTGTAGGAAATTGGGCATTATCCAGTAGAAAGGAGAGtgaattatgtatacataatagtGATGGTCAACAACAGGCAACTATTTTAAGAGAAGATTTGCCaggttttatttttgaatcaaATAGAGGTACAAAGCACTCTTTCACGGCAGAAACAAGTTTAG GTCCAGAATTTGCAGCAGGTTGGACTggtaaaagaggaaaaagattgAGATCTAAAATTGAAgcaattaaacaaaaagtCAAAGTGCAAGCGCAAGAAATATATGAACGTTATTTTAAAGTAGCTCAAGCTCAACCACGTGGAGTAGTTGCTAAACTTGGTACTATTGTTAGTCAAATAGAGAAAGCATCTCAGAAACAACAATCTGGAAATCGTGAGTGGCGTAATGTGTTGCAATCCGCATTAGAGCAgcttaaagtattattaaatgagGAAGGTCGAGTATCTGCATACGAATTACACTCCAGCGGTCTTGTGCAAGCGTTACTCGCTTTGTTGGCTGCGCCTTCTGGACCCTCACCACCAACATTGAGGGCGACTAAACTTAGGATGCAGAGAATAACTGTGTTTAATAGCTGTTTTCAGACAAAAGATACGAATAAGGAACATAATTCTGCTAAAATTTTAGTCCACAAGTTGGTTTCAGTGTTAGAATCGATAGAAAAATTACCTGTATATTTGTATGACACACCTGGATCAGGCTATGGTTTACAG ATTTTGACTAGAAGATTACGCTTTCGATTGGAAAAAGCTTCTGGCGAAAGTGCGTTAATAGATCGATCTGGCCGTAGCTTAAAAATGGAACCATTAAGCACGATACAACAGCtagaaaatcatttattaaaaatggtaGCTAAGCAATGGCACGATCATGATAGATCTACATTTACATTCGTGAAAAAGTTGAAGgaagaaaatagaataatatttaaatatcagcaTGATTTTGATGAGAATGGTTTGCTATATTGGATCGGTACAAATGCTAAAACTTGTCCTGAATGGGTAAACCCAGCTCAATATGGTTTAGTTGTTATCACTTCGAGCGATGGAAGAAACTTACCATATGGCCATCTCGAGGATATACTCAGCCGTGATCCATCGGCATTGAATTGTCACACTAATGATGACAAACGCGCATGGTTCTCCATTGATCTTGGAGTTTGGATAATTCCTAACGCTTATACCTTAAGACACGCGAGAGGATATGGAAGAAGCGCTTTGAGGAATTGGATGTTTCAAGCATCAAAGGACGGTGTTACGTGGATAACATTATATGCGCATGTAGACGATTGTTCTTTAAACGAGCCAGGTAGTACAGCTACCTGGACATTAGAACCACCGAGTGAAGAAACACAAGGCTGGCGGCATTTACGTTTACaacaaattggaaaaaatgcTTCTGGACAAACACATTATCTATCTGTGTCTGGCTTTGAGGTTTATGGAGAAGTTACTGGAGTGTGCGAAGATTTAGGTCGTGCAGCCAAGGAAGCCGAGGCCGGTGTACGGAAACaaagaagatttattaaaacacaaGTCCTCAAACATTTAGTTGCAGGAGTTAGAGTGGCTAGAGGTTTAGATTGGAAGTGGAGGGATCAAGATGGAGTACCACCAG GTGAAGGTACAGTTACAGGAGAATTACACAATGGATGGATAGACGTAACGTGGGATCACGGTGGATCAAATTCTTATAGAATGGGTGCAGAAGGAAAATATGATCTTAGATTAGTCGGCACTAGTCTTGAGACAGATAGTACAATCAAATGCAAAAGTGGAGTTTTAACTGGTCGGAAATCAAATAGCACTCCTAGTTTACCTGATTGCACTGATACCGCTATGCGTAGTTCAGTTGCTTCCACCGATCAAGCCGCAAGTGCAGATAATCTTGCAGCAAAG CAAGCTGCTGAATCAATAGCCGAAAGTGTGTTATCGGTAGCCCGTGCCGAGGCAGTGGTTGCTGTAACTGGTGAGAGTGGAGCAAACTCGACGGGTGAACTTTCAGTTGTATTGCATCCCAGGCCGGATACAGCCGTTACTAGTGATTTAGCTACTATTGTTGAAAGTCTCACTCTTAATACAGATTGTCCGGTTAACAGTACTAGTAATCGGGCATCCAGTTCAAAACCACTTTTTGCTACTATAAGAGGAAACaag gCTAGCGGAGGCTTATTGAGTTTAGAAACTGCTGAGGTTCTAGATCGTATGAGAGAAGGAGCTGACAGATTACGTAACAATACTAATAGTTTTCTGAGCGGTGAACTACTTGGTTTAGTTCCCGTTAGAATCAGCGTTTCTGGCGAATCGGATGAAAACTCATTAAGGATCAAATCTGTACCAAGACATCATCCTACAGGAATTACAGATG TTGCTAAAGACTGTATTACTCGAGAGAAAGAAGCTAGCTCGTCTACACAAAATACAACGGGTAATTGTCCTGTTGTGGTTACCAATCCCATGTCGGTATCTGTGCCTAATCTCGCTTGTTCCGATGCTAACAATACCTTGGAATCAACAGCTGCTACTGGTTTATTGGAGACTTTCGCTGCAATGGCGCGAAGACGAACATTAG GACCTACAGGTGGACAACATCTTGCTTCAAATTCTAGTACGAGTTCTAATCCACGAGGACCAAATTCTGTGTCTAGTCTCGTACGATTGGCGCTCAGTCCAAATTTTCCCGGTGGTTTACTTAGTACGGCGCAAAGTTATCCAAGCTTGACAAGTAGTGGACAAGTAGCTGGTAGCGGTGTCACCACGACAACAGGACCAGGCTTAGGACAAGCGCTTACTATGTCTCTGACTAGTACAAGTAGTGATAGCGAAcag GTCAGTCTTGAAGACTTCTTGGAATCATGTGGAGGTGTAGCAACTTCTAGCGCTGGTGGAGGTCGTACTACCGGCGGACCTACGCTTTTGACTGAATTAGAAGATGACGAAGATGGTGTCctggaggaggaagaagataatgaagaaaatgatcaagag gaagaagatgaagaaaatGAGGAAGAAGGTGATGGTTGTGAAGGTGAATACGAAGAAGTAATGGTAAGTCGCAATCTTTTGGCAGCATTTATGGAAGAAGAAGCACCACAGAGTAGCAAAAGGCGCGCGTGGGATGACGAGTTTGTGTTGAAGCGTCAATTTTCTGCTCTTATTCCTGCTTTTGATCCACGTCCTGGCCGGACAAACATTAATCAG ACAACGGATTTGGAAGTTCCTCCACCTGGCAGTGAAGCGCAAGTCAATAGCCGCATAGGAACATTACCTATGCCTAGGCTTTCCTTGTCTTTGAAAGGACCAGGTTTTCCAGGTATACCGGATATTGAGATACCTCTTTTGGATCCACACGCTAGTATTTTTCAAGCGGTCCAGGAACTAATGCAATTAACTGAATTGGGCAGTCGTCAAGAGAAATTGAAAAGGATATGGGAACCAACTTACAC cataatatataaGGAAGCTAGAGATGAGGAATCATCTGGTAGAGCAACACCGATCGTAACATTATACTCTCGTAACCTTACGCAAAATGCAAACGCGTGTACCATGGAGGATGTCCTGCAGCTTTTGAGACATGTATTTGTTTTGAGCACCAGTCGGGACGACGGTATCTCATTAGAACAGGAAGAATCAAATGACACAACTTATTGGCTTCATCCAGATGACTTTACATccaagaaaattacaaacaaaatCGTGCAACAGATTCAAGATCCGCTAGCTCTAGCTGCTGGAGCATTGCCCAATTGGTGCGAGGAACTCGCACGAAGTTGTCCGTTTTTGTTGCCCTTTGAAACCAGACGACTCTATTTTAGTTGCACTGCCTTCGGTGCTTCACGGTCTATTGTATGGCTACAAACGCAGCGAGATGCAATTCTTGAAAGACAAAGAGCACCAGGTTTAAGCCCACGACGGGACGATAGCCACGAATTTCGTGTTGGCAGACTTAAGCATGAACGAGTCAGTGTACCTAGAGGagagaaattattagattGGGCGGAACAAGTACTGAAG GTACATGCAAGCCGTAAGAGTATACTTGAAGTCGCTTTCGTAGGAGAAGAAGGAACCGGTCTTGGACCTACTTTAGAATTTTTCGCATTAGTTGCAGCGGAATTGCAACGTAAAGATTTAGGTCTTTGGTTATGTGATGATGCTGCCGATGATAATGGCATACAGATCTTGAGCGAAGAACAAATGTGTGTTTCTGAAGAGAAAATTCGGCCTGTGGGATATTACGTGACACGAACAAGTGGTTTATTCCCGGCCCCATTGCCACAAGATTCAGCAGCCTGCGATCGTGCTGTTCGATATTTCTGGTTCCTAGGAGTCTTCTTAGCAAAAGTTCTCCAGGATAATAGATTAGTAGATCTACCGTTATCCCGtccattcttaaaattaatgtgcCGCGGTGATATTTCAAACAATGTCAACGAGAAAATCGGTCTTACTGGCATTACGCAAGACAGTATGTCATCCAGCATGTCTAGTAGCTTTATATCGGAAGAGGGAGAAACAGATGCCGCGTACTCATCATTAGAACCTTGTCCATGGTATGCTGGTTTATTAGACATAGAAGATCTTGCTGAGGTAGATCCTGTAAGGGGAGAATTTCTGAAAGAGATACAAAATGCAATTTCTAAGCGTGATAGAACTTTTTCCGATGGTATAAATTCCACTGACGAAGAATTGTCATTGTACATTACTCATTCATCAGGTACTTCAGTGGCTATTGAGGATTTAACATTAACCATGACATATTCACCAAGTTCGAAAGTTTTTCAACATGATCATGTGGAATTAGTGAAAGGTGGCTCGGATATTGCAGTAACGatagaaaatgcaaaagaatACACTAATCTTACCATCAATTACTGCCTTAATCAGGGAATTTATAGGCAACTCGAAGCATTTAAATCGGGCTTTTCAAAAGTATTTCCGATGGAAAAACTTCACGTTTTTAGTCCAGAGGAAATGCGGGCAATGCTTTGCGGAGAACAGAATCCACAGTGGACGAGAGAAGATTTGCTCAATTATACCGAGCCAAAACTAGGATACACGAAAGAAAG tccTGGCTTCCAAAGATTTGTCAACGTGCTATTATCATTGACTGGTTCGGAAAGAAAAGCATTCTTACAATTTGCTACTGGTTGTTCGGCTCTACCTCCAGGAGgtttatgtaatttacatcCCAGATTAACTGTCGTACGAAAAGTAGATGCTGGTTCTGGTGGTTATCCTTCTGTTAACACCTGTGTTCATTACTTAAAATTACCAGAATATCCTACTGAGGATATTCTGAAAGAAAGACTCTTAGCTGCTACCCGAGAAAGAGGATTTCAtttgaattga